One part of the Thermodesulfobacterium commune DSM 2178 genome encodes these proteins:
- a CDS encoding phosphatidylglycerophosphatase A family protein, translating into MPLSKQPQFLRNLFWIFIASGGFVGFLPVCPGTLGALTGLIYFWFIKQADLLTQIFLTLSLSLLGVLSSHLASKIVRQKDPEFVVIDEIAGMWFSLIGKLSLFEFILAFVIFRVLDIRKPFFIGSLESFSGGWGIMLDDLLAGILTNAIVTLLVYVVKISGLI; encoded by the coding sequence ATGCCCCTTTCTAAGCAGCCTCAATTTCTAAGAAATCTTTTTTGGATTTTTATTGCCTCAGGGGGTTTTGTAGGGTTTTTACCTGTTTGCCCTGGGACTTTGGGAGCTTTAACCGGGCTTATATATTTTTGGTTTATCAAACAGGCTGACCTGTTAACTCAGATTTTTTTAACGTTAAGCCTTTCACTCTTAGGGGTTTTATCCAGCCACTTGGCAAGTAAAATCGTTCGACAGAAAGACCCAGAATTTGTGGTGATAGACGAGATAGCAGGGATGTGGTTTTCCTTGATAGGCAAACTTAGCTTATTTGAATTTATTTTAGCCTTTGTAATTTTCAGGGTTTTAGACATCAGAAAACCATTTTTTATCGGTAGTTTAGAGAGTTTTTCTGGGGGATGGGGTATTATGTTAGACGATCTGTTGGCAGGTATCCTTACCAACGCCATCGTAACCTTGTTAGTCTATGTTGTAAAAATCTCTGGTTTGATATAA
- a CDS encoding potassium channel family protein: MPTEYSYSIGKRLFFILTLLLVVIGLGTVGYMVIEELSFLDALYMTVITLATVGFREVKELSEVGKVFTIVLIVLGFGVFTYAATTIAQILIEGELKDVFNERRRRKMLEKLRGHYIICGYGRMGRIIAKELKANGKEVVVIEKNLDPKEEGYLFVIGDATKDEILKEAGIEKAKGLVSVLSSDSDNLYVVLSARALNPDLFIIARAAEESARKKLKMAGANKVVCPYHIGGLRMAHSLLKPNVVDFWEFITSSEYLNVDIEEIYVSENSPYAGKTLKEAKIGKVFGVIIVGIKRQEGKIEFNPSGESYIMPGDILLAIGPPDKLELLEKEMTNG, encoded by the coding sequence ATGCCTACAGAATATTCATATTCGATAGGTAAACGTCTTTTTTTTATTTTAACATTACTTCTGGTGGTGATAGGTTTAGGAACTGTTGGTTATATGGTAATCGAGGAATTAAGTTTTTTGGATGCTTTATACATGACGGTTATAACTTTAGCTACCGTGGGTTTTAGAGAGGTCAAAGAGCTTAGTGAAGTAGGTAAAGTTTTCACCATAGTTCTTATTGTCCTGGGTTTTGGGGTTTTTACCTATGCAGCCACAACCATTGCTCAAATTTTGATAGAGGGAGAGCTAAAAGATGTTTTTAACGAAAGGAGGAGAAGAAAGATGTTAGAAAAACTAAGAGGTCATTACATCATCTGTGGTTATGGAAGGATGGGAAGGATTATTGCAAAAGAACTTAAGGCTAATGGTAAGGAGGTAGTGGTGATAGAAAAAAATCTTGACCCTAAGGAAGAGGGATACTTATTTGTGATAGGAGATGCAACCAAAGATGAGATTCTTAAAGAAGCAGGCATTGAAAAAGCAAAAGGGCTTGTATCAGTCCTTTCTTCAGATTCCGATAATCTCTACGTGGTGTTAAGTGCCAGGGCTTTAAACCCTGACCTTTTTATCATAGCCAGGGCTGCAGAAGAGTCAGCCAGAAAAAAACTAAAGATGGCAGGGGCAAACAAAGTGGTATGCCCTTATCATATAGGTGGTTTAAGGATGGCACACTCTCTTTTAAAGCCTAATGTGGTGGATTTTTGGGAGTTTATAACCAGCTCAGAATATTTAAACGTGGACATAGAAGAGATTTATGTCTCGGAAAACTCCCCCTATGCAGGGAAAACTTTGAAGGAAGCAAAAATAGGCAAGGTCTTTGGAGTGATTATCGTAGGGATAAAAAGGCAGGAAGGAAAGATAGAGTTTAATCCCTCTGGAGAAAGCTATATCATGCCTGGAGATATTCTTTTAGCTATAGGACCTCCAGATAAACTTGAATTACTTGAGAAAGAGATGACTAATGGGTAG